The following proteins are encoded in a genomic region of Flammeovirga pectinis:
- the nqrE gene encoding NADH:ubiquinone reductase (Na(+)-transporting) subunit E: MDLLNLAVKSIFIDNMVFAYFLGMCSYLAVSKKVDTALGLGAAVTFVLTITVPLNWLVYNYILQEGALSWISESYANVDLSFLTYILFIAVVASTVQLVEMVIEKFSPSLYGSLGIFLPLIAVNCSILGAAFFMVPRDYTIVESTVYGFSSGLGWLLAIIALAAIREKMKYSNVPAPLKGLGITFIITGLMGLAFMSFMGISL, encoded by the coding sequence ATGGATTTATTAAATCTCGCAGTCAAGTCGATTTTTATCGACAACATGGTGTTTGCTTATTTCTTAGGTATGTGTTCTTATTTGGCCGTATCAAAGAAAGTAGACACAGCATTAGGTTTAGGCGCAGCGGTAACGTTTGTATTAACGATTACTGTACCATTAAACTGGCTTGTTTATAATTATATTTTACAAGAAGGTGCTTTGTCTTGGATTAGCGAATCTTATGCTAACGTAGACTTATCTTTCTTGACATATATCCTTTTCATCGCAGTTGTAGCTTCAACGGTACAATTGGTTGAAATGGTAATTGAGAAATTCTCTCCATCATTGTATGGTTCATTAGGTATTTTCTTACCATTGATTGCGGTAAACTGCTCAATTTTGGGTGCTGCATTCTTTATGGTTCCAAGAGATTACACTATTGTTGAATCTACAGTATATGGATTCTCTTCTGGTTTAGGTTGGTTACTTGCTATCATCGCACTTGCGGCTATCCGTGAGAAAATGAAGTATTCTAACGTTCCTGCTCCATTAAAAGGTTTAGGTATCACATTTATCATCACTGGTTTGATGGGCTTGGCATTTATGTCATTCATGGGTATTTCTTTATAA
- the moaA gene encoding GTP 3',8-cyclase MoaA gives MEEENVLKDKFQRQIKYLRLAVTDRCNLRCTYCMPEHMQFVKKNQLLSFEEMLKVVEILAKNGVEKVRITGGEPFVRNGLMDFLSKLVKIEGIKKVGITTNGVLLDKYLDQLKEIGVTSINLSLDATSKEKFFEITRRDDFDKVYAALEKMVALNFDVKINMVVMEGKNTEEIIPLANYAKKFPIEVRYIEEMPFNGKGKTVTKSWNHLEIENELKKGFPDLTSIDTSKSNTAQLFQSNKMKGRVGIIPAFTRSFCGSCDRLRLTSLGEIRNCLYAKSGLNLKEALRSNISDDEILELIQSHLSTKKKSGWEEEKENTDQLDSMSLIGG, from the coding sequence ATGGAGGAAGAAAACGTGCTGAAAGATAAATTTCAAAGACAAATTAAATACTTGCGATTAGCAGTTACAGATCGTTGTAATTTAAGGTGTACTTATTGTATGCCTGAACACATGCAATTTGTAAAAAAGAATCAGTTACTTTCATTTGAAGAAATGCTTAAAGTAGTTGAGATTTTAGCTAAAAATGGAGTTGAAAAAGTACGCATTACAGGTGGAGAACCTTTTGTGAGAAATGGTTTGATGGATTTTCTATCGAAACTTGTAAAAATTGAAGGTATCAAGAAAGTAGGAATAACTACTAATGGAGTTCTATTAGATAAATACCTTGATCAATTAAAAGAAATTGGTGTGACTTCTATTAATCTTAGCCTTGATGCTACTTCAAAAGAAAAGTTCTTTGAAATTACAAGGCGTGATGATTTTGATAAAGTTTATGCAGCTTTAGAAAAAATGGTAGCATTAAATTTTGATGTCAAAATCAATATGGTTGTGATGGAAGGTAAGAATACGGAAGAAATTATTCCTTTAGCAAACTATGCAAAGAAATTTCCAATAGAAGTAAGGTACATTGAAGAAATGCCATTTAATGGTAAAGGAAAGACAGTAACTAAAAGTTGGAATCATTTAGAGATTGAAAATGAATTGAAAAAAGGATTCCCTGATTTAACGTCAATTGATACTTCAAAATCTAATACAGCTCAACTATTTCAAAGTAATAAAATGAAAGGTAGAGTTGGTATTATCCCTGCATTTACACGTTCATTTTGCGGGTCATGTGATCGTTTAAGATTAACTTCTTTAGGGGAGATACGGAATTGTTTATATGCTAAATCTGGGTTGAATTTAAAAGAAGCTCTTCGGTCAAATATTTCTGATGATGAAATATTGGAATTAATACAATCACACCTTTCAACTAAGAAAAAATCTGGTTGGGAGGAAGAAAAAGAAAATACAGACCAACTTGACTCAATGTCTTTAATTGGTGGATAA
- the nqrC gene encoding NADH:ubiquinone reductase (Na(+)-transporting) subunit C, with protein sequence MQQSNGYVIGFAVAMTIILGGVLSFTAVSLNAKQKEEVALDTKKQIMLSVLPEMSEASKAEMATIYDKRISVVNSAGEAITPDNLAKLDISKEWKKLKNGQDAVLPVYKFMSEDGKSVDSYILPMYGYGLWNDIWGYFALDADLVTVKGVVFSHKGETPGLGARIGDAQIQDRYKGKKIFNGGKFTPIVMVKGEGHSGLPTDEVDGMSGATLTANGLNEMVSRYLKAYEPFINKEKGTSAVSMAQ encoded by the coding sequence GTGCAACAGTCTAACGGGTATGTCATCGGTTTTGCAGTAGCAATGACAATCATCTTAGGTGGTGTTTTGTCGTTTACTGCAGTTTCGCTAAATGCGAAGCAAAAAGAAGAAGTAGCTCTTGATACTAAAAAGCAAATTATGCTTTCAGTATTACCAGAAATGAGTGAAGCATCAAAAGCTGAAATGGCTACTATTTATGACAAAAGAATTTCTGTTGTAAATAGTGCTGGAGAAGCAATTACTCCTGATAATCTTGCGAAATTAGATATTTCGAAAGAATGGAAGAAGTTAAAGAATGGACAAGATGCAGTTTTACCAGTTTATAAATTTATGAGCGAAGATGGTAAATCTGTTGATAGTTATATTCTACCAATGTATGGTTATGGGTTATGGAATGATATCTGGGGTTATTTTGCATTAGATGCAGATTTAGTAACTGTAAAAGGTGTTGTTTTCTCTCATAAAGGAGAAACTCCAGGTTTGGGTGCTAGAATTGGCGATGCTCAAATTCAAGACCGTTACAAAGGTAAAAAAATCTTTAATGGTGGTAAATTCACACCAATCGTAATGGTTAAAGGTGAAGGTCACTCAGGTTTACCTACTGATGAAGTAGATGGTATGTCTGGTGCAACTTTAACAGCTAACGGTTTAAATGAGATGGTGAGTAGATATTTAAAAGCTTACGAGCCATTCATTAATAAAGAAAAAGGTACTTCTGCGGTTTCTATGGCCCAGTAG
- a CDS encoding NapC/NirT family cytochrome c — MEMILDISAIFILIVEVVLLYQLRAHRHELSAKVRSMVLFGIIVLPVLAVALGNYHVFVTTKESSACQSCHVMAPMANDMMFDSKSQTLAARHYQNGWIAEHECYSCHADYGFQGTMKAKLDGYRHLMRYVTETYHEPIRYRGEFNSMNCYSCHEGSRTFEAVDEHAPVVENLLGEDPTISCLNCHGRAHPEPSRRTPGSKDYKWLSNPKVDKVVNAEELKDYISNITASAE, encoded by the coding sequence ATGGAAATGATATTGGATATATCAGCAATTTTTATTCTCATAGTAGAAGTAGTTTTGCTGTATCAATTAAGAGCACATAGACACGAGCTAAGTGCTAAAGTACGTTCAATGGTACTTTTTGGTATTATTGTATTGCCAGTATTGGCAGTAGCTTTGGGTAACTACCATGTATTTGTCACTACTAAAGAATCATCAGCTTGTCAGAGTTGCCATGTTATGGCACCAATGGCAAACGATATGATGTTTGATTCAAAAAGTCAAACTTTAGCAGCAAGACATTATCAAAATGGATGGATTGCAGAACATGAATGTTATAGTTGTCATGCGGATTATGGTTTCCAAGGAACTATGAAAGCTAAATTAGACGGTTATAGACATTTGATGCGTTATGTAACAGAAACATACCATGAGCCAATTCGTTACAGAGGGGAGTTCAATTCTATGAACTGTTACAGCTGTCATGAAGGTTCTAGAACATTCGAAGCAGTTGATGAACATGCTCCAGTTGTAGAGAATTTATTAGGAGAAGATCCTACTATTTCTTGCTTAAACTGTCATGGTCGTGCACATCCTGAGCCTTCTAGAAGAACTCCAGGTAGTAAAGATTATAAGTGGCTTTCAAACCCTAAAGTTGACAAGGTGGTTAACGCAGAAGAGTTGAAGGATTACATTTCAAATATTACTGCTTCTGCAGAATAA
- a CDS encoding nitroreductase family protein, with the protein MTTDAKYFDDLVQARRSVRIYDQEQEFDHNAVQRSLERATLSPNSSNMQMWEFYRISSDALKKEVAENCMKQKAATTARELVLFVVRPSLWKDRTAFNLDKMKSSFPEEMEDKDKNRALSYYQKLIPILYNNDKLGVRSVFKKLYSWYVGTKRPMVRQVTKTDVRVTLHKSVSLAAMTFMYSMKAEGYDTCPMEGFDSKRLKKLLDLPKDAEISMIIGCGPAGEGGVYNDRVRVPNQEVIFER; encoded by the coding sequence ATGACTACCGACGCCAAGTATTTTGATGATCTTGTTCAAGCAAGACGTTCAGTAAGAATATATGATCAAGAGCAAGAATTTGACCATAATGCTGTTCAGAGGAGTTTAGAGAGAGCAACTTTATCACCAAACAGTTCAAATATGCAAATGTGGGAGTTCTATAGAATTTCTTCAGATGCATTAAAAAAAGAAGTTGCAGAAAACTGTATGAAACAAAAAGCAGCAACAACAGCAAGAGAATTAGTGCTATTTGTTGTTCGACCATCTTTATGGAAAGATAGAACTGCTTTTAATTTAGATAAAATGAAATCTTCTTTTCCTGAAGAAATGGAAGATAAAGATAAAAATAGAGCATTAAGTTATTACCAAAAACTTATTCCTATCCTTTATAATAATGATAAGTTAGGTGTACGAAGCGTATTTAAAAAATTATACTCTTGGTATGTAGGCACAAAACGTCCAATGGTACGTCAAGTAACAAAAACTGATGTTCGCGTGACATTGCATAAAAGCGTATCATTAGCAGCAATGACGTTTATGTATAGCATGAAAGCAGAAGGTTATGATACTTGCCCTATGGAGGGTTTTGATAGTAAACGACTTAAGAAGCTATTAGACTTACCTAAAGATGCTGAAATAAGCATGATAATAGGTTGTGGCCCTGCTGGGGAAGGAGGAGTCTATAATGATAGGGTTCGGGTGCCAAATCAAGAAGTTATTTTTGAAAGATAA
- a CDS encoding Na(+)-translocating NADH-quinone reductase subunit A, giving the protein MSNNVRLKQGFDIKLVGKAEESIAKNIDTTTRFAIKPEDFPGMIRPKSLVKVGEKVKAGDPILIDGKLDVIKYTSPVSGEIVEIQRGERRKLLAIVVKADKQIEYKEFPVKPIDQVSAEDAKAVMLESGVWPQLIRRPYAIVADPSDSPRAIFVSAFDSHPLAPNYEFTLKGQEKFIQAGIDVLKKFAPKVFLGQNGAKPSALFDGIVGVDKNKFTGAHPAGNVGVQIHHTAPVTSAADVVWTITPEGLAQIGKLFKEGKYDAKKVIAVAGPEVDKPEYVETYLGASVDTIAAAKIKSNNVRVVSGNILTGYSIPKDGFLGYYSNMITALSEGNKARFFLSDGWLAPITNRLSFHKAFGLLGGTSKEYALDTNTNGQDRPFAVTGSFEKVVPMDIYPMYLLKAILAYDYENMEALGIYEIAEEDFALCEFIDVSKHDIQKIVRQGLDTMRLD; this is encoded by the coding sequence ATGTCTAATAACGTGAGATTAAAACAAGGGTTTGATATCAAACTAGTGGGCAAAGCTGAAGAAAGCATTGCTAAAAATATTGATACAACCACAAGATTTGCCATAAAACCAGAAGATTTTCCAGGCATGATTCGCCCGAAATCTTTGGTGAAAGTTGGCGAGAAAGTAAAGGCAGGTGACCCTATCTTAATTGATGGGAAACTAGATGTAATAAAATATACTTCACCTGTAAGCGGCGAAATCGTTGAAATTCAACGAGGAGAACGTCGTAAATTGCTTGCAATTGTTGTGAAAGCAGACAAGCAAATTGAATACAAAGAATTCCCGGTAAAACCGATTGATCAGGTTAGTGCGGAAGACGCGAAAGCAGTAATGCTAGAAAGTGGTGTTTGGCCACAATTAATTCGTCGTCCTTATGCAATAGTTGCAGATCCATCAGACTCTCCGAGAGCTATTTTTGTGTCAGCATTTGATAGCCATCCTTTGGCACCAAATTATGAGTTCACTTTAAAAGGACAAGAAAAATTTATCCAAGCGGGTATTGATGTTCTTAAAAAGTTTGCTCCAAAGGTGTTCTTGGGTCAAAATGGTGCAAAACCATCAGCATTGTTTGATGGGATTGTAGGAGTTGATAAAAACAAATTTACTGGAGCTCACCCTGCAGGTAACGTTGGTGTACAAATACATCATACAGCACCTGTAACTAGTGCTGCAGATGTTGTTTGGACAATTACTCCAGAAGGCTTAGCACAAATTGGTAAACTTTTCAAAGAAGGAAAGTACGATGCTAAAAAAGTGATTGCTGTTGCTGGTCCTGAAGTGGACAAACCAGAATATGTTGAAACATACCTTGGTGCATCAGTAGATACAATTGCAGCTGCTAAAATTAAAAGTAATAATGTTCGTGTTGTTTCTGGTAACATCTTAACAGGATATTCTATCCCTAAAGACGGTTTCTTAGGATATTACTCTAACATGATTACAGCCTTATCAGAAGGAAATAAAGCACGTTTCTTCTTATCTGATGGTTGGTTAGCACCTATCACAAACCGTTTAAGTTTCCACAAAGCCTTTGGCTTACTTGGAGGTACTTCTAAAGAATATGCACTAGATACAAACACAAATGGTCAAGACAGACCTTTTGCTGTAACTGGTAGCTTCGAGAAAGTAGTTCCTATGGATATTTATCCAATGTATCTTCTTAAGGCAATTCTTGCATATGATTATGAGAATATGGAAGCTTTAGGTATTTATGAAATTGCTGAAGAGGATTTTGCTCTTTGTGAATTCATTGATGTATCTAAGCATGATATTCAAAAAATTGTACGTCAAGGTCTTGATACTATGCGTTTAGATTAA
- a CDS encoding molybdopterin-dependent oxidoreductase, with translation MDNNNKKENLRLSRRDFLKLTGGTVAVGGAALSGWGLTELIVDEGPVKSWHKSVCRYCGTGCGVMLGMNKDKLVRVRGDQEAHNKGVICIKGSMLDSVMNNPNRLKTPKIKKNGKFVEASWEEAMTLMTEKFKESLSQNGPESIGFYGSGQLLIEESYTANKLFKAGLRSNNVDGNPRLCMASAAVGYTQTFGKDEPPGAYVDIDHAETFFLIGSNAYECHPPLWERIMMRKKANKNVKIIVVDPRKTKTAEHADIYLPVLPGKDMALLNSMCCVMAELNLLDEDFISKYVNFNDGKKKISLEEYKDFLKDYRPEKVADELGLTPREIREVAYQFASSKATMSLWTMGINQRVQGVYLNNTLNSLHLITGQICRPGATPLSLTGQSNACGGVRDTGSLSHLLPNGRLIAKEPHRREMEKLWNVPEGTIAPKPGFHALAMFDEMVKDKVKVALIMCTNPAQTLPNNRYYREGMEKAFLVVSEIFEDTETAKFADILLPAALYIEKEGVYGQTERRYQIIEKLREPVGEARSDFDILVDFANRMGQGKLISYKTPTECWDEYRIISKSSKYDFSGITRERLKKERGIQWPCPSVDHPGTVRRYIKGDPFVPSDKKVYFYGKPDGRATVFARPYIPGKENISKEKPLFLTTGRVISQWHSGTMTYRVPELKHSAGPGRFVFHPQDAGIYKVKKGDRIEVESSRGKMEGIVAISEHETPGVVFAAFYDKTFLINNVVSDDYDPYSKEPDYKVTAINVKKVNA, from the coding sequence ATGGATAATAATAACAAAAAAGAAAATCTTAGACTTTCGCGAAGGGATTTTTTAAAACTTACTGGAGGAACCGTTGCTGTGGGCGGTGCTGCATTAAGTGGATGGGGTTTGACTGAATTAATAGTCGATGAAGGCCCTGTGAAATCTTGGCATAAGTCAGTATGTCGCTACTGTGGAACAGGCTGTGGAGTTATGCTTGGTATGAACAAAGATAAATTAGTCCGCGTTCGAGGTGATCAAGAGGCTCATAATAAAGGAGTAATCTGTATTAAAGGATCTATGCTAGATTCTGTAATGAATAACCCAAACAGATTAAAAACACCCAAAATTAAGAAAAACGGGAAGTTTGTAGAAGCATCTTGGGAAGAGGCAATGACTTTAATGACTGAAAAGTTTAAAGAGTCTTTATCTCAGAATGGACCTGAGAGTATTGGTTTTTATGGTTCTGGTCAATTATTAATTGAAGAATCATATACAGCTAATAAATTGTTTAAAGCTGGGTTGAGATCAAATAATGTTGATGGAAACCCAAGACTTTGTATGGCTTCTGCTGCTGTAGGTTATACGCAGACGTTTGGTAAAGATGAGCCTCCTGGGGCTTATGTTGATATCGATCATGCGGAAACATTCTTTTTAATTGGTTCAAATGCTTACGAATGTCACCCTCCATTATGGGAGAGAATAATGATGCGTAAGAAAGCCAATAAGAATGTTAAAATTATCGTGGTAGATCCACGAAAAACGAAAACAGCCGAACACGCGGATATCTATTTACCTGTATTACCGGGTAAAGATATGGCATTGTTAAATTCAATGTGTTGTGTAATGGCAGAGTTGAATTTACTAGATGAAGATTTTATTTCTAAGTATGTCAACTTTAATGATGGAAAAAAGAAGATTTCATTAGAAGAATATAAAGACTTTTTAAAGGATTACCGTCCTGAAAAAGTTGCTGATGAATTAGGTTTAACGCCTAGAGAAATTAGAGAAGTGGCTTATCAATTTGCTTCTTCTAAAGCAACAATGTCGTTATGGACAATGGGTATTAACCAGAGAGTTCAGGGTGTTTATTTAAATAATACACTTAATTCTTTACATTTAATCACTGGACAAATTTGTAGACCTGGAGCTACTCCATTATCGTTAACAGGGCAGTCAAATGCTTGTGGTGGAGTAAGAGATACAGGTTCATTGTCTCACTTATTACCAAACGGTAGATTGATTGCTAAAGAACCTCACAGAAGAGAAATGGAAAAACTTTGGAATGTTCCAGAGGGTACTATTGCTCCAAAACCTGGTTTTCATGCATTAGCAATGTTCGATGAAATGGTAAAAGATAAGGTGAAAGTAGCCTTAATTATGTGTACTAACCCTGCACAGACTTTACCAAATAATAGATATTATAGAGAAGGAATGGAAAAAGCATTCTTAGTAGTTTCAGAAATCTTTGAAGATACAGAAACTGCTAAATTTGCAGATATCTTATTACCTGCGGCTTTATATATAGAGAAAGAAGGCGTATATGGTCAAACGGAAAGAAGATATCAAATAATTGAAAAGCTTAGAGAGCCTGTTGGTGAAGCTAGATCAGATTTTGATATTCTTGTTGATTTTGCCAACCGTATGGGGCAAGGTAAATTAATTTCATATAAAACACCTACTGAATGTTGGGATGAATATAGAATTATCTCAAAAAGTAGTAAATACGATTTCAGTGGTATCACGAGAGAGCGTCTTAAGAAAGAAAGAGGAATTCAATGGCCTTGTCCTTCTGTAGATCACCCTGGTACTGTAAGGAGGTATATTAAAGGAGATCCATTTGTACCTTCTGATAAGAAAGTATATTTCTACGGAAAACCAGATGGTAGAGCTACAGTTTTTGCGAGACCTTATATTCCTGGTAAAGAAAACATCTCTAAAGAGAAACCATTGTTCCTAACAACTGGCCGTGTAATTTCACAATGGCACTCAGGAACTATGACTTATAGAGTACCTGAATTAAAACATTCAGCAGGACCAGGAAGGTTTGTCTTCCACCCTCAGGATGCAGGAATTTATAAAGTGAAAAAAGGAGATCGAATTGAAGTTGAAAGTAGTCGTGGTAAAATGGAAGGAATTGTTGCAATTTCAGAACATGAAACTCCAGGAGTTGTATTTGCAGCTTTCTATGATAAAACTTTCTTAATTAATAATGTTGTTTCTGATGATTACGATCCTTATTCTAAGGAGCCGGATTATAAAGTAACAGCAATTAATGTAAAAAAAGTAAACGCTTAA
- a CDS encoding molybdenum cofactor biosynthesis protein MoaE produces MIELKEQKDINISDIIDSVKSDYCGAVDIFIGTVRDNLVGKKVTKLFFEAYTPMAISELSKIADTVKERYKADKVSIVHAVGDCLVGETAVVIAVSTPHRKASFEGCQYAIDTLKDTVPIWKREYFEDGSHWVFSHP; encoded by the coding sequence ATGATTGAGTTAAAAGAACAAAAGGATATTAATATATCAGATATTATTGATAGTGTAAAATCTGATTATTGTGGTGCTGTAGATATATTTATCGGCACAGTAAGAGATAATTTAGTTGGTAAAAAAGTAACTAAATTATTTTTTGAAGCTTACACTCCGATGGCAATTAGTGAATTGAGTAAAATTGCGGATACTGTAAAAGAAAGATACAAGGCGGATAAAGTTAGTATCGTTCATGCGGTAGGAGATTGCCTTGTTGGAGAAACTGCTGTAGTAATTGCTGTATCTACACCCCATAGGAAAGCTAGTTTTGAGGGATGTCAATATGCTATTGATACCTTAAAAGATACAGTCCCAATTTGGAAACGAGAATATTTTGAAGATGGGTCACATTGGGTGTTTTCACATCCTTAA
- a CDS encoding MoaD/ThiS family protein: protein MKILLFGIAKDIIGSSILEQKLTKDGVTSADLLSSLKEEYPELSKLRSIALAVNGEHSLGEEILREEDEVALIPPMSGG from the coding sequence ATGAAAATTTTACTTTTTGGTATAGCGAAAGATATAATTGGATCTTCAATATTAGAGCAAAAACTTACAAAAGATGGGGTGACATCAGCAGATTTACTATCATCTTTAAAAGAAGAATATCCTGAGTTATCTAAATTAAGATCTATAGCTTTAGCTGTTAACGGTGAACACTCTTTAGGTGAAGAAATTTTAAGAGAGGAAGATGAAGTTGCTTTAATTCCTCCTATGAGTGGGGGATGA
- a CDS encoding NADH:ubiquinone reductase (Na(+)-transporting) subunit B, whose translation MKFLHDLLEKQKPMFEKGGKLEKLYYVFEAGETFMFTPPEVTKAKGVQVRDAVDLKRVMMTVVIALLPAIVFGLWNVGYQHHISTGEASSVGEQFWIGIQLALPIIIVSYAAGGIVEAAFAVFRSHPITEGFLVTGILIPLVLPATIPLWQVALASAFAVLIAKEVFGGVGMNILNVALTARAFLYFAYPAAISGDSVWTYLGDAATVDGYTGATFLGLAVEAQKAGQPVADFVANSVLWASSSQDVATNSFLGLIPGSIGETSALMCLVGAIVLIWTKVADYRIILSGVVGALAMGFILNIFAGDHTYLAMPAYYHLIVGGFAFGIVFMATDPVSASQTSTGKWIYGALIGVMTVIIRVLNPAYPEGIMLAILLGNVLAPLIDHYVVSANKKRRLKRATV comes from the coding sequence ATGAAATTCTTACACGATCTCTTAGAGAAACAAAAGCCTATGTTCGAAAAAGGTGGTAAGCTTGAAAAGCTTTACTATGTTTTTGAAGCAGGTGAAACGTTTATGTTTACCCCTCCGGAGGTAACAAAAGCGAAAGGTGTTCAGGTTCGTGATGCGGTTGATTTAAAACGTGTCATGATGACTGTAGTGATAGCACTACTTCCTGCAATCGTCTTCGGTTTATGGAATGTTGGTTATCAACATCATATTTCTACAGGTGAGGCATCATCTGTAGGTGAGCAATTTTGGATCGGTATACAATTAGCTTTACCAATCATTATTGTTTCTTATGCAGCTGGTGGTATTGTAGAGGCTGCTTTTGCAGTTTTTAGAAGTCACCCAATTACAGAAGGATTCCTAGTAACAGGTATCTTAATTCCTTTGGTATTACCTGCTACTATTCCTTTATGGCAAGTAGCTTTAGCTTCTGCATTTGCAGTATTAATAGCTAAGGAGGTATTTGGAGGTGTTGGTATGAATATCTTGAACGTTGCTTTAACAGCACGTGCATTTTTATACTTCGCTTACCCAGCAGCCATTTCTGGTGATTCTGTATGGACGTACTTAGGAGATGCAGCAACTGTAGATGGTTACACTGGTGCAACATTCTTAGGTTTAGCTGTTGAAGCACAGAAAGCAGGGCAACCTGTAGCAGATTTTGTAGCAAATAGCGTTTTATGGGCATCTAGCTCACAAGATGTAGCTACAAATTCATTCTTAGGTTTAATACCTGGTTCAATTGGAGAAACTTCAGCTTTAATGTGTTTGGTTGGTGCAATAGTATTAATCTGGACTAAAGTTGCTGATTATAGAATTATTTTATCTGGTGTAGTTGGTGCATTAGCAATGGGTTTTATATTAAACATCTTTGCTGGTGATCATACATATTTAGCAATGCCTGCTTACTATCACTTAATTGTTGGTGGTTTTGCATTTGGTATTGTATTTATGGCAACAGACCCAGTTTCTGCTTCTCAGACTAGTACTGGTAAGTGGATTTATGGTGCGTTAATTGGTGTAATGACGGTAATTATCCGTGTATTAAACCCAGCGTACCCTGAAGGCATCATGTTAGCTATTCTTCTTGGGAATGTATTAGCTCCATTGATTGACCACTATGTAGTATCTGCAAACAAAAAACGAAGATTAAAACGTGCAACAGTCTAA
- a CDS encoding NADH:ubiquinone reductase (Na(+)-transporting) subunit D — MSTETVAAKKSEALFSKRRKAIVTDPLDDDNPVTVQVLGICSALAVTSKLEPTLVMAIAVTFVVIFSNLIVSLLRNAIPQRIRIIVQLGIVASLVIIVDQVLKAYLYDVSKVVGVYVGLIITNCIVMGRLEAFAMANKPYDSILDGLGSSFGYAWVILVVAFFRELLGSGTLFDIRVLPEAYVNNGLMTSPVGAFILIGLIIWVQRWRNGYVEEA, encoded by the coding sequence ATGAGCACAGAAACTGTAGCAGCAAAAAAGTCTGAAGCTTTATTCTCAAAGAGAAGAAAAGCAATCGTGACTGATCCTTTAGATGATGATAACCCAGTTACCGTACAGGTATTGGGTATCTGTTCTGCATTGGCGGTTACTTCTAAGTTAGAACCTACATTAGTAATGGCAATTGCCGTAACATTTGTAGTGATTTTCTCTAACTTAATTGTATCTCTTTTACGTAATGCTATCCCTCAACGTATCCGTATTATCGTTCAGTTGGGTATTGTAGCATCTCTTGTAATTATCGTAGATCAAGTGTTAAAAGCTTATCTATATGATGTATCTAAAGTTGTAGGTGTATATGTAGGTCTAATCATTACAAACTGTATTGTAATGGGACGTCTAGAAGCATTTGCAATGGCAAACAAACCTTATGATTCAATTCTTGATGGTCTTGGTTCATCATTTGGTTATGCATGGGTAATCTTGGTAGTAGCATTCTTTAGAGAATTGTTAGGATCAGGTACTTTATTTGATATCCGTGTTCTTCCAGAAGCTTATGTAAATAATGGCCTTATGACTTCACCAGTGGGTGCATTCATCTTAATTGGTCTTATTATTTGGGTACAGCGTTGGAGAAACGGTTACGTAGAAGAAGCTTAG